One window from the genome of Montipora foliosa isolate CH-2021 chromosome 5, ASM3666993v2, whole genome shotgun sequence encodes:
- the LOC138003211 gene encoding uncharacterized protein isoform X2 — protein sequence MNSMAVTYTDKAKRRRKTNERRQNIYSGTEYDWDSNFPPIEEPPIWPPDYSAWPQTPTQTSSQLVSQIQQMVPTQAPIQGPYQVPAAMTTQNGPPYSPLKVTPNKGSQSGKWQNPLKTHQDAMHLPLRLEDMDVRNASRVCSPGPPLGRNPLFRNCLIIGDSISLGYLTTVKSELQGLCQVQHAPFAKGSGAVDSRYGVKCLSMILATTALEPTNYDAIVFNFGMHDIDYSKVFPEEFVPLEEYSDNLVKIKDILFQTGAQVAFALTTPVPVAGRRHRRVVKYNTEARRVMEEDSKVEIADLYSAVTHVCGEPPYSTCSIMKRPKDVHFNPQGNRMLGVLVAATLRKLLSKAKPRGHFTPPKARELSAREGLASSYFHDDTSFCPDMVTRCPARSTCSEDLLSLTGYGCCMEADAVICPDSWHCCPRGSHCSPSCNFRSCKCLSLSSSPSSAKLPNEEKKKEADVNKMNTGSFLGSKFAKDKPDKPEKLVPPAKTKKQGHVSMKHLKADGEKDGNKTEKRLRKHKKMKKISGRKSINHHRKKTMDVHIHDKMQHKIHMKDRNNTKEKIDRKLHNKDKLKKTKKKEPILWNGMEAARTMHENIIKAHPTHRKTNYHAATKQHWVTQFGKGLGLTKGHKPNIKFVLTWGNRKHQNLSYRSNGKQNLKSGKHISMKEELKHLIIKHRQDLRARLKLLRGKAPCILKDRRTTRKKGKTKSSHRHKSGNKQKLRLHMHEKFTKTTSRVIHQRTSKLKHFRDKSSAKLAKSINVLTISKSGKENVMTKEAVDKVRKENKKSKNSILLGGKNDETFNNMDFHGLRQISSEKALVKENIFQESNRAKSTENDSNKSKNYTSGTKITINDIDSVGQSSSGRLRNSANTISLKNNLTIGSNALSQNASFKRKKSQSTIGKEREKEDPAINNISADGFEDYSPGGSVASQDELSGDTSGFVLTSSPGKMNDRALNQRIIGAASRSGFVPLSSLMAEYGGYSGDSEGSADLNDEESLIEPDATAWNATEKMEEDAESHSATSNSGIAQTRRSFAESGDGFAVSSSANEVQGNNSSRSRNERERLDEETKTSGDMSGSGSAQGKQFLTEPDGELTAQSSETNRSHDSTEVQNSTKQISTGHNVNSSTDRDVSEGSLAARSLGNTSLPSDDESASSDYDNDDPIRLLNSDQGFDEGGSGLKSEDLSSFDSTHHADHDRYLSSPVDKGKGFHRDLVVSGSGVERLTTSYGNGFHFEEENEDGDNQLIPENEDFHFGADSLLCVISPDCKT from the exons GCATCTTCCGCTAAGACTAGAAGACATGGATGTTCGCAATGCTTCACGAGTCTGTAGTCCAGGCCCCCCCTTGGGAAGAAATCCCCTATTCAGAAACTGTCTAATTATCGGCGATTCCATTTCACTTGG GTACCTGACTACTGTAAAAAGCGAACTTCAGGGTCTGTGCCAAGTGCAGCATGCGCCATTTGCCAAGGGCTCAGGGGCCGTTGATTCAAGATATGGTGTGAAATGCCTGTCCATGATACTTGCGACAACAGCTCTGGAACCAACAAACTATGACGCAATCGTCTTTAATTTTGGAATGCACGATATCGACTACAGCAAGGTATTTCCTGAG GAATTTGTTCCTTTAGAGGAATATAGCGACAATCTGGTGAAAATCAAAGACATTCTTTTTCAAACTGGGGCACAAGTAGCTTTTGCTCTTACCACCCCTGTTCCCGTAGCTGGACGGAGACACAGAAGAGTTGTTAAGTACAACACGGAGGCACGAAG AGTTATGGAGGAAGATAGCAAAGTAGAGATTGCCGACCTATATTCGGCAGTCACTCACGTGTGTGGAGAGCCTCCCTACAGCACATGCAGCATTATGAAGAGACCCAAAGATGTG CATTTTAATCCCCAAGGAAACAGAATGCTTGGAGTTCTGGTTGCGGCGACATTGAGGAAGCTTTTATCAAAAGCAAAGCCTCGAG GACATTTTACACCGCCTAAAGCTCGAGAACTATCAGCAAGAGAAG GGTTGGCGAGTTCGTATTTCCACGACGATACCTCATTTTGTCCGGATATGGTCACTCGGTGCCCTGCTCGTTCAACGTGTTCCGAGGATCTGTTATCGCTTACTGGATACGGATGTTGTATGGAGGCGGATGCTGTCATATGCCCCGACAGCTGGCATTGTTGCCCAAGGGGGTCCCACTGTTCGCCCAGTTGCAACTTTAGATCTTGCAAATGCCTCTCTCTGTCTTCAAGCCCTTCTTCAGCGAAGTTACCaaacgaagaaaagaaaaaggaagcgGACGTGAACAAAATGAACACAGGATCTTTCCTTGGATCCAAATTTGCCAAAGACAAACCAGATAAACCTGAAAAACTGGTTCCACCTGCCAAAACTAAAAAACAAGGACATGTGAGCATGAAACACTTAAAGGCAGATGGAGAAAAGGATGGAAATAAAACTGAAAAGAGGCTGAGAAAgcacaagaaaatgaagaagatTAGCGGCAGGAAGTCGATAAATCACCACAGGAAAAAGACGATGGATGTACATATTCATGATAAAATGCAACATAAAATTCACATGAAAGATAGgaacaacacaaaagaaaagataGATAGAAAATTGCATAATAaagataaattgaagaaaacaaagaaaaaggaaccCATTTTGTGGAACGGAATGGAGGCAGCCAGAACTATGCATGAGAATATCATCAAGGCACACCCAACTCATCGCAAAACTAATTACCATGCCGCCACAAAACAACACTGGGTAACACAATTTGGCAAAGGTCTGGGTTTGACAAAAGGGCACAAGCCAAATATTAAATTCGTCCTCACGTGGGGGAATAGAAAGCACCAGAATTTATCGTACAGGTCAAACGGAAAACAAAACTTGAAATCTGGAAAACATATATCAATGAAAGAGGAATTGAAACACCTTATTATCAAGCATCGACAAGATCTGCGCGCAAGGTTGAAGCTCCTTCGGGGAAAAGCACCTTGCATCCTTAAAGATCGTAGAACaacaaggaaaaaaggaaagactAAGTCAAGTCACCGGCATAAATcaggaaacaaacaaaagctACGACTTCATATGCATGAGAAATTTACCAAAACAACGAGCCGCGTGATCCACCAAAGGACGTCAAAGTTGAAACATTTTAGAGATAAAAGCTCTGCAAAGTTAGCTAAATCGATAAATGTTCTGACGATCAGCAAGTCTGGAAAGGAAAACGTTATGACCAAAGAGGCGGTTGACAAAGTGAGAAAGGAGAATAAAAAGTCAAAGAACTCCATTTTACTTGGGGGTAAAAATGATGAAACTTTCAATAACATGGACTTCCATGGGTTGAGACAAATTTCAAGCGAAAAGGCGTTAGTAAAGGAAAATATTTTCCAGGAATCGAATCGAGCCAAGAGCACTGAAAATGACTCGAACAAATCGAAAAATTACACGTCGGGGACAAAAATCACGATCAATGATATCGATAGCGTCGGCCAAAGCTCATCGGGAAGATTAAGGAACAGTGCAAACACTATTTCTCTCAAGAACAATTTGACAATAGGATCCAATGCGCTTTCCCAAAATGCCTCATTCAAACGGAAAAAATCACAGAGTACAATCGGGAAAGAGAGGGAAAAAGAAGATCCAGCCATTAATAACATAAGTGCTGATGGGTTTGAAGATTATTCCCCGGGAGGAAGTGTAGCTTCACAGGATGAGCTAAGTGGCGATACCTCAGGTTTCGTTTTAACGTCAAGCCCTGGCAAAATGAACGATCGTGCTCTGAATCAACGAATCATAGGAGCTGCCTCTAGAAGTGGATTTGTGCCATTATCATCTCTTATGGCCGAATATGGTGGTTATTCGGGTGATAGTGAAGGAAGCGCAGACCTTAATGATGAAGAATCACTTATTGAACCCGATGCAACTGCTTGGAATGCAACAGAGAAAATGGAGGAAGACGCAGAAAGCCATAGTGCTACGAGCAACAGTGGCATTGCGCAGACGAGAAGGTCATTCGCCGAATCTGGCGATGGCTTCGCGGTCTCATCGTCAGCAAACGAGGTTCAAGGAAATAATTCATCAAGAAGTAGAAATGAAAGAGAAAGACTAGatgaagaaacaaaaacaagtgGAGATATGAGTGGTAGTGGCTCAGCTCAAGGCAAACAATTTCTTACTGAGCCTGACGGTGAATTAACAGCGCAGTCTTCAGAGACGAACCGCTCTCATGATTCAACCGAAGTCCAAAACTCCACCAAGCAAATTTCAACGGGCCACAACGTAAATTCTTCTACCGATCGAGATGTTAGCGAAGGTTCTTTAGCTGCGAGAAGTCTTGGTAACACTTCTTTGCCCAGTGACGACGAATCGGCAAGCAGTGATTATGATAACGATGATCCAATTAGATTATTAAATTCTGACCAAGGTTTTGATGAAGGAGGCAGCGGACTTAAATCTGAGGATCTTTCATCCTTTGATTCTACTCATCATGCCGATCATGACCGATACTTGTCCTCTCCAGTTGATAAGGGAAAAGGATTTCATAGAGATCTTGTGGTTAGTGGTTCTGGTGTTGAAAGACTGACAACAAGCTATGGAAATGGCTTTcattttgaagaagaaaatgaGGATGGTGACAATCAATTGATCCCCGAAAACGAGGACTTTCATTTTGGCGCAGATAGTCTCCTCTGTGTTATTTCTCCAGATTGCAAAACGTAA